Part of the Solwaraspora sp. WMMA2065 genome is shown below.
CTGGTCGAGCTGCGGTCGGGTGTCCTCCAGCCAGTACCACTGCACGATCGCGGCTTCGACCAGGGCGGTGGGGGTGTCGGCGTTGTACTCCAGCAGCTTCGGCGGCCAGGAGCCGTCGTACCAGAGGTCGAATCGGCCGTACAGACTCGGTGGCCGCTCGCGCAACGACCGGGCGACGGCGTCGGCGGCCCACGCCGGAATGCCGAAGTCGGCGTACAGCCGGTGCGTCACCACGTGCTCGGCCGCCGTCGCCGCCATCCGGTGCAGCTCCTCGGTCGCCTCCTCCAGTCGCAGCACCTCCGGCAGGTCGAAGGCGTAGCAGGCGGATTCGTCCCAGTAGGACATCACCGAGCCGTTGGGCAGTTCGGTGTCGGCGTAGACCAGGCCCTGCTGCCGTACCGTCGCGTCCCAGTCCGGCCGGGGCCGGCAGGTTTCGCGCCGCACGCTCAGCCGCCGCAGGAGGCGAGGTGGGTGCCGAACCCGCCTCGGTCGGGGACAGCCGCGGCGGTCCCGGCCGCAGCTTCCGGCGCGGTACGGGCGACGACCACCCCGGCACCGCCCGCGGCCATCGCCAGCACCGTCGTGCCGTCGCCGGAGCCGGAACCCATCGACCGGTCGTCGTCGCAGTCGTCGTCCGGGACCAGGTTGCAGCCGGAGAGGGAGAGCGCCAGCGCGGTCAGCGCGCCGAGTTGGACGCTGGTCGACCGGAGCCGGCGCGGGGAGATCTTGTCCACAGCACTGTTGTAGCTCACCGATGCACGCCCTGCGTCGCCGGACCTCGGCCACTGACCGGGCCGGTCGTCGTCAAGGGCGATACCCTCGCCCTATGCTTCGCTCGGTCATCCTCGCCGCGTCCCGGTCGACCACGATCGAACGGCTGGTCGCCGCCGCCCCGTTCAGCCGTGACGTGGTACGCCGATTTGTCGGCGGCACCACGATCGACGCGGCGTTGACCGCCGCGGCCGAGCTGACTGGTGCCGGCCTGGTTATCAGCATCGACCACCTCGGCGAGGACACCACCACCGCTGAGCAGGCCAGCGCGGTGCGGGCGGAGTACCTGGCCCTGCTCGACGCGCTGGACCGGGCCGGTCTCGCTGCTGGTGCCGACGTCAGCGTGAAACTCTCCGCGCTCGGACAGCGGTTCGACGAGCCGGCGGCGACCGAGCACGCCCGCGCGATCTGCGCGGCGGCGGCCGCCGCCGGTGGCACCGTCACCCTCGACATGGAGGACCACACCACCACCGACTCGACGCTGGACATCCTGCAGAGGCTGCGTGCCGACCATCCATCCACCGGTGCGGTGCTGCAGGCGTACCTGCGGCGTACCGAGGCGGACTGCCGGGAGTTGGCCACCGCCGGTTCCCGGGTGCGGCTGTGCAAGGGTGCGTACGCGGAGCCGGAGTCGGTCGCCTACCAGTCGGCGATCGACGTCGACAAGTCCTTCGTACGGTGCCTCAACATCCTGTTCTCCGGTGCCGGCTACCCGATGCTGGCCACCCACGACCCGCGCCTGATCGCGATCGCCGAGGACCGGGCCCGCTGGTTCGACCGGGCGCCGGAGGAGTTCGAGTTCCAGATGCTGTACGG
Proteins encoded:
- a CDS encoding proline dehydrogenase family protein; the encoded protein is MLRSVILAASRSTTIERLVAAAPFSRDVVRRFVGGTTIDAALTAAAELTGAGLVISIDHLGEDTTTAEQASAVRAEYLALLDALDRAGLAAGADVSVKLSALGQRFDEPAATEHARAICAAAAAAGGTVTLDMEDHTTTDSTLDILQRLRADHPSTGAVLQAYLRRTEADCRELATAGSRVRLCKGAYAEPESVAYQSAIDVDKSFVRCLNILFSGAGYPMLATHDPRLIAIAEDRARWFDRAPEEFEFQMLYGVRPAEQARLAGEGYTMRVYLPYGTDWYGYLMRRLAERPANVAFLGRALRSRD